One Betta splendens chromosome 8, fBetSpl5.4, whole genome shotgun sequence DNA segment encodes these proteins:
- the hlfa gene encoding HLF transcription factor, PAR bZIP family member a has product MEKMARPLPINPTFLPPTHGVLKSLLENPLKLPFHHDEGFGKDKEKEKKLDDESSAASHPQSAFLGPTLWDKTLPYDGDNFQLEYMDLEEFLSENGIPANTAQSDQAPQTAPPPQAPLQQAPPTTPPTPSVVDLSSRATTSVHTGMAPQTCLQSPSTAALPSARDTPSPIDPESIQVPVTYDPDPADLALSSVPGQEMFDPRKRKFSAEELKPQPMIKKARKVFIPEDLKDDKYWARRRKNNVAAKRSRDARRLKENQIAIRASFLEKENAALRIEVADLRKELGRCKNVVAKYEARHGPL; this is encoded by the exons ATGGAGAAAATGGCCAGACCTCTTCCAATAAACCCAACTTTCCTGCCGCCGACTCACGGCGTGCTGAAATCCCTGCTGGAAAACCCCCTGAAGCTGCCTTTCCACCACGATGAAG GATTTGGGAAggacaaggagaaggagaagaagttGGACGACGAGAGCAGCGCGGCCAGCCACCCACAGTCAGCCTTCCTCGGTCCGACCCTTTGGGACAAGACCCTGCCCTACGATGGAGACAACTTTCAGCTGGAGTACATGGACCTGGAGGAGTTCCTGTCAGAGAACGGCATCCCCGCCAACACAGCCCAGAGCGACCAGGCCCCGcagacggcgccgccgccgcaggcCCCGCTGCAGCAGGCTCCGCCCACCACCCCGCCCACCCCCTCCGTAGTGGACCTCAGCAGCCGAGCCACCACCTCGGTCCACACAGGCATGGCGCCTCAGACCTGTCTCCAAAGCCCCAGCACAGCAG CACTGCCCTCAGCCCGGGACACACCCAGCCCCATCGACCCAGAGTCAATTCAGGTGCCCGTGACCTACGACCCTGACCCCGCAGACCTGGCCCTGTCCAGCGTGCCCGGACAGGAAATGTTCGACCCCAGGAAACGCAAGTTCTCCGCCGAGGAGCTGAAGCCGCAGCCTATGATCAAGAAAGCTCGCAAGGTCTTCATCCCCGAGGACCTGAAG GATGATAAGTACTGGGCCCGGCGCAGAAAGAACAACGTGGCGGCCAAGCGGTCACGGGACGCTCGGCGGCTGAAGGAGAACCAGATCGCCATCCGAGCGTCCTTCCTGGAGAAAGAGAACGCCGCCCTCCGCATAGAGGTCGCCGATTTGAGGAAGGAGCTGGGCCGCTGCAAAAACGTTGTGGCAAAATACGAAGCGCGACACGGGCCCctgtga